The segment TGGCATCGCGCATGACTTTAACAATATATTGGCTGGCATCATGGGTAATGCCGAACTGGCCGAGATGAACATGAAAGAGAGTCTGCCGGCAGATAGAGAGTTGGAGAATATTGTATCCAGCAGTGTTCGGGCTGCTGACCTCTGCAGGCAGATGCTTGCCTATTCGGGGCAGGGGTCACTGGTTAGAAAGGCGGTGAACCTTTCTGGTCTGGTTGAGGAGACTGTCCAGTTGATTGATGTGTCGATCTCCAAAAATGTATCGCTAAAATTTGATCTTCAAGCTCACCTGCCGAGCATTCTTGCCGATAATACACAGATACAGCAGATCATTATGAATCTGATTACCAACGCATCAGAGGCGATTGGCGAACAACATGGCGGGGAGATTCACGTTGTGACTGGATCAATATTTGCAGGTAGAGAGGCGCTGGATAGCCCTTTCCTGGAAGAGAGACGACCGCCAGGTGACTATGTTTTTCTTGAGGTCACTGATAATGGCTGTGGCATGGATGAGGCCACGCTGAATAGAATATTCGACCCATTCTTCACGACCAAATTTACCGGCCGTGGTCTGGGCATGAGTGCAATGCTGGGTATTGTCCGCTCTCATGATGGCGCACTTCAGGTTGAGAGCGCACCGGAGAAGGGGGCCCGTTTCAGGGTGCTATTCCCGGTCTCTTCTGCATCCGTCGATGATATGCAGGCGGGCGAAATAGCCACAGAAAAGCTTAAGCTAAGCGATCAAGAGCTTACTGTTCTGGTGATAGATGATGAGGTGATGGTCAGGGCGATCTTTGAAAAGATGCTCAAAAAAATGGGTTGTGAGGTGCTGCTTGCCTGTGATGGTGAGGAGGGGTTGCAGCGCTATAGCGAGCATCAGCAGAGAATTGATGCGGTGCTGCTGGATATGACCATGCCCAGAATGGGTGGCAAAGAGGCACTGATCAGACTCAGGGAGATGGGTATCAAGGCACCGGTTATCGTCTGTAGCGGTTACAGAAATGAGAATGTCATTCCGCAATTTGAGCAGGTGCAGCCCGAGGCCTTTTTGCAGAAACCATTTTCACTGCAGTCGCTGCATAGTGTCTTGCGTCAGTGTTTGGCAAATATCACAGGGAGTGAGCAATGACAGGGTATCTGTTGTCGTACAGGAGTCTTCGTAAGGCCAGCTTGGTGGCGGGTTTCTCGCTATTGATTTGTTTGTTGACCACACCGCTGGCTGCTCAGGAGCAGGATCAGACCGATGCTCTGCTGGAGATGGATATGCAGCAGCTGATGAACCTGACTGTAACCTCTGCCGGCAAACGAAGTGAGAAGTACTATTCGACTGCTGCCGCAGTGTTTGTAATTACCAACGATGATATTCGCCGTTCAGGTGCGATGAGTATTCCCGAAGCATTGCGCCTGGCTCCCGGCGTTGAAGTGCAGCAGCCCAATGCCAATCAGTTTGCAGTGAGTATCCGCGGTCACAATGATCTCTTCTCCGACAAGCTGCTGGTGCTGATGGATGGGCGGGCACTCTATTCACCGACCTTTTCCGGTGTCTGGTGGCTGGTGCAGAACTATCCACTGGAAGATATCGAGCGCATTGAGGTGATCAGGGGGCCTGCTGGCGCAGTATGGGGCTCCAATGCAGTCAATGGCGTGATTAACATTATTACCAAAAATAGCAGGAAAACGCAGGGTTTGATGCTCTCCGGCGGTGCCGGAACTGAGGAGAAAGGATTTGGTACTGTGCGCTATGGCTGGGATAGTAAGCAGGCACACTACCGTGCCTATGCCATGAGTGAGCAGAGAGATGGCGGCATCTACGATATAGCGGTGGCAAATCTATGGGGTATGCCGCAAGGCAGTGATACCCCCGACTACAGGCGCTTTGGTCAGGCAGGCTTCAGGGTGGATTGGGATGCCACGCATCTGACGCAGCTCTCCCTGAGTGGCAATGCATACAGGGTGAAAGCCGGTGCGTTTGGTTATATGGCTGATGCAGGTGTAACCAACCTTCCTTATGTAAGTAATAATAACTATTCCGGCAGTAATATGATCATGCAGCTCAATCACGAGTTGATGACTGATACGCAGCTCACGGCACAGCTCTATGTTGATCGGGCTAAAATGGAACTTCCGCATTTTGATGAAACGCGCGACACCTTTGATGCGGAGCTACAACTGGATCTGCCGAAGTTCTTCCACCAATCGATCTCAGTCGGTGGTGGCTATCGCATTTCACGGGCCGATATCACCAATTCAGCTGTCATACAGATGCCGGACAGAACGAATTTACTCTATTCGCTGTTTATTCAGGATGATATCTATTTCATGGACAATCGCTTGAAGTTTACCGGTGGCCTGAAGGCAGAGCATAATCAATATAGCGGATGGGAGATGCAGCCGAGCTTGAGGGCTATCTACAGTGCTGATCAGTGGGGCGTGTGGGCTTCCGCTTCGCGTACGCTGCGCATGCCGAATATGATTGAGAATGGGATATCATATGATGTGAAAGCCGGGCCGGGCTATGTGGCGAGACTGATTGGTGATGGCCGTATGAGACCTGAGCAGGTTACCGCTTACGAAGCAGGGTTGCGTTTTCACCCTGATGACGACCTTCTGTTTCAGGCCACTGTGTTTAAGATGTTCTACAAAGGTGTTGCCGACAGTTATCAGGATCCGGCATCGGCATTTATCGAAAACACCTATCTGGTTATTCCGATCTATCTGGCCAACATACTTGATGGCAATGCACGAGGCGTTGAGGTCGATTTTACATGGCAGGCTCTGGAGTGGATGAAGCTGAAGGGCTCATTTACGCACCAGCGCTCCCACTATTTGCCTACGCCGATAAACGATGCGGAGACACGCTACTCCGCTTATGTGCTCAGAGAGCAGACCCCGGAAAACAGGTACCATATCGGCACCAGTATTGATATGGGGGATCATGTTGAACTGGACTTGAATTTCTCCCATTGGGATATCTTTAAGCGTGACAGGGTGGCTCGTTACAATCGTCTTGATGCAAGGCTTGGATGGAGGCCGACCAAGAGTCTGGAGTTAAGCCTGGTTGGCAAGAATCTGTTGAAAGCGACGCATAAAGAGGATCTTGAATCGACGCTTGAAGCCTCTACGCTGCAACAGCAAAGTTATCTGGTGAAGGCCACCTTCCGCTATTGAAAGCCTGAAGGCGATAACCTGTGAGATGCTGACCTCCCGAGCTGGAAAAGAGGGCTTCACAC is part of the Mariprofundus sp. NF genome and harbors:
- a CDS encoding TonB-dependent siderophore receptor; the encoded protein is MTGYLLSYRSLRKASLVAGFSLLICLLTTPLAAQEQDQTDALLEMDMQQLMNLTVTSAGKRSEKYYSTAAAVFVITNDDIRRSGAMSIPEALRLAPGVEVQQPNANQFAVSIRGHNDLFSDKLLVLMDGRALYSPTFSGVWWLVQNYPLEDIERIEVIRGPAGAVWGSNAVNGVINIITKNSRKTQGLMLSGGAGTEEKGFGTVRYGWDSKQAHYRAYAMSEQRDGGIYDIAVANLWGMPQGSDTPDYRRFGQAGFRVDWDATHLTQLSLSGNAYRVKAGAFGYMADAGVTNLPYVSNNNYSGSNMIMQLNHELMTDTQLTAQLYVDRAKMELPHFDETRDTFDAELQLDLPKFFHQSISVGGGYRISRADITNSAVIQMPDRTNLLYSLFIQDDIYFMDNRLKFTGGLKAEHNQYSGWEMQPSLRAIYSADQWGVWASASRTLRMPNMIENGISYDVKAGPGYVARLIGDGRMRPEQVTAYEAGLRFHPDDDLLFQATVFKMFYKGVADSYQDPASAFIENTYLVIPIYLANILDGNARGVEVDFTWQALEWMKLKGSFTHQRSHYLPTPINDAETRYSAYVLREQTPENRYHIGTSIDMGDHVELDLNFSHWDIFKRDRVARYNRLDARLGWRPTKSLELSLVGKNLLKATHKEDLESTLEASTLQQQSYLVKATFRY